The Halorarum halophilum genome contains the following window.
GGTGCACTGCCCGGCGTCGTTTCGGTGTGCGTCATACAGTAGGAGGTACGTTCGACCGAGTATATGCATGTAGCCTCAACACTTAGGTTCGAGTAACGCGCCCGGTCGCCGGGAAGGGATGTGAGAGCGTCTCAACCGACGAGGGGGACGCTCCGGCCCTCTGGGTCGTCGAGAATACCGATAGGGTACCGAATACGGTCGCAAACGAACCGGCTACTCGGATAGTGCCACCTCGCACAGGAGCTTCTCGAACACGGTCGCCTCGGCCTTCCGGAGGTGCTGGTGGAACGTCGGTGCGGTGACGCCGAGCGACTCCGCGACCTCCTCGCCCGTCGCCTCGCGCGGCCACTCGAAGAAGCCGGCGTAGTAGGCGGACTCGACGACCGAACGCTGGCGCTGGGTGAGTTCCGCGAGGACGGACTGCCTGAACCGCTTGGGCGTGGAGGACGGCTCGGGGACCTGCCGCTGCGAGACGAACTCGACGTCCGGGTGCACCTCGTGGACCGTCTCGACCACCCCGCGGACGTCGGTCCCGGGCGAGAGCTGGACGACGATCCGGTAGTCCCTGCTGTCGATGACGGACTCCTCGATCCGGTTCCCCTCGGCGGCCATGAGACAGTGCAACGGCGGCTCCGAGAGGCGCCGCTCGAACCGCACCAGCTCGTCCCCGGCGTCGTCGACGGCAACCTCGTCGACGTACTCGAGCCCGTCGGGCATCGCCCGGAGCGTCTCGACCATCCCCGGGGACGCCGTCCCGTACTCGAGGAACTTCCCGTCGCCGAGCGGAACCGCCCGTTCGAACCGGATGATCCCCTCGCCACCCGGCAGGCCGAGCGTGAGGAACGGGTCGCGGAGTCTGAACTCCACCTCGACGACCTCGTCGTTCGTCAGCGCGCGCTTCCGCTCGATGGCGGCGAAGGCGTGTCCGAGCAGGTCGCCGAGGTGGCCGACGATCTCCCGCTCCTCGTCGCCGAAGGCGCGGTCGCGCGCCGTGGCGACGTTCACCACGCCGTAGACGGTCCCCTCGTGACGGATCGGGACGGCCGCCGTGGCGCGAGAGCGATCCTCGTCAACCCCCTCCCGCCGGGCCGCGTCGCCCCGGTCGGCGTCGTCGCCCCGGACGACCTGCACCTCGCCGGTGCGGACCGCCCGCCCCGTCGGCTCGCTATCCGCCTCGCCGCCCGCACCCAGTTCGACGTCGTCGAGGGGCCCCTCGACGCCCGCCTCGGCGTGCACCTCCACGCGTTCGCGTCGGACGTCCACCGCGCCGATCCAGGCGGACTCGTAGGCGTCAGAGGCGGCCAGTCGCTCGGGGACGAGTCGCTCGATCTCCTCGCGGGTCGACAGCCCGATCGCGGACGCGGTGATGTCGCGGACGATCGCATTGAGGCTGTTGAGCGCGGCGAGATGGTCGCGCTCGGCCGCGAGCGCCCGGTCGGACCTGGATCGGTCGGCGACGTCGACGACGAGGCCGTCGATGGCGACCGGGTCGCCCGACGGTCCCCGGACCGTCCGCCCCAGTTCCCTGACCCGGGTCGTGCGCCCGTCCGCCGTCAGTATGCGGTACTCCACGTCGAACTCGTCCTCGAGGGACAACCCCGTGTGGACCGCCTCCCGGACGCGGTCCCGATCCGCCGGGTGGACGACGTCCTCCCGCCACTTGACCGCGCCGGACTCCAGCATCCCGGGGTCGTAGCCGGTGACGTCGACGCAGCCGTCGCCGACGAACGTGGGCGCGCCCTCTGGATCGCGGCACCGGTAGGCCAGCGCCGGCAGTTCCGAGAGGAGCGCCGACAGGTCGGGGGTCGCTGCGGCCTCGTCGTCGTCGTCGGCCGGTTCGCGGACGACCGCGACGGTCTTCCCGGGGGCAGACGGCCGGGCGGCGTCGAGGCGGAGTTCGCGCTGGAACCGCGTCCCGTCCTCGGCCTCGAACCGGACCTGGACGGCGTCGAATCGGACGCCGTCGGGGGCGTCGGGGGAGTCGTACCAGCCGAGCACGGCCGAGAGCCGCGAGTGGTCCTCCCTGGCGACGACCGTCGAGAGGGACTCGCCGAGCAGTTCCTCGCGCTCGTATCCGATGGGGGAGCGAAAGGCGTCGTTGAAGTCGACGAGCGCCCCCGTGGCGTCGAGCCGACAGACCCCCTCGTCGAGCAGCTCCAGGAGTGAATCGCGGTCGCCGGCCGGTCGCCCCCCCTCGTCCGAGCTGAGTGTCTGGCGCGCGTCTCGGTCGGACATTGTGGTTCCTCAAGACACGACACCGTACAATAAACTACTGGGTCGAACAGCAGGTAGAGCGACTGAAACGGCCGTACTTCCCAATTACGCCCCACTCCACCCCAACTTTAGTTCCGATCCGTACCACTTGGTTACAGGTACGGTGACCGTACCGACTGTGAACCCATTCACGGGGAGTGGTACGCGTCCCCTATGACCCATCAACGCCGTCGCTCGCGTCGACGCGGACGTCGGCCAGCCACCGGAGGAACTCAATCGCGCCGTCGGGGTCGCCGACGCGCAGCGAGGCGGCCGTCCGGTCGCGGTCGCCGACGAGGACGGCGATCCCCCTCCCCGGGAGTGCCCGGAACGCGTCCTCGTCGGTCACGTCGTCGCCGACGAACACCGGGAGGAAATCCGGGTAGTCCTCGCGGAGCCGACGGACCGCGCGGTCCTTGCCGCCGGGGACGTCGGGGCGGAGTTCGATCACCGACTTGCCGTACGTGAGCCGGAGGTCGTCGGCGGGTTCGCCGACGACCTCGACGGCCGTGCGGACCTCGTCGACGCGCTCGGGCGGCGTCCGGCGATAGTGGACGGTCGCGGTGACCCCCTTGTCCTCGACCAGGGTGCCCGGAACGTCCGCCAGCCGCTCCCGGAGGTCCGCGACGGCGCGTTCGATCGCCGGACGGAGCGACGCCGCCTTCGGGTCGACGGTCGACCCGTCGTCGTCGCCGAGTTCGAGGCCGTGGTTTCCGGCGTAGAGGACGTCGTCGATATCGGCACGCTCGCGGAGGTCGGCGAGCGAGCGGCCGCTCACCACCGCGACCTCGACGGTCGGGTCGTCGACGAGGCGCCGGAGCACCGGGCGGGCGCCGGGGTGGAGGGTCGCGTCCTCCGGGTCGTCGACGATGGGCGCGAGCGTCCCGTCGAAGTCGAGACAGAGCAGGATCCCCGGCGCGTCCGAGATCCGGTCGCGGAGTCGCGGCCACGGGTTGCGGAACCGCAGCGCCGGGGGGCCGTGTTCGATGTTCCTCGGCACGTCAGTGCCCCTCCAGACGCGTGGCGCGCACCTGTCCGGCCGTCTCCAGGACGTCGTCGAGCCAGGTCGGCAGGTCGGCCTCGTGGACCCGACGGCGCATCGTGCGCATCCGCGAGTGGCGTTCGCGTTCGTCCATCTCCAGCGCGCGCTCGATCGCGTCCGCGCCCGCGGCCGTGTCGTACGGGTCGAACTCGAGGGCACCGTCGGACAGTTCCTCGTAGGCGCCGGCGAGCGGGCTGAGCAGGAGGACGCCGTCGTCGTCCACCTGCGAGGCGACGTACTCCTTGGCGACGAGGTTCATCCCGTCGCGCAGCGGGCTGACGAGCGCCAGGTCGCTGAACCGGTAGATCCCGCACAGCGCGTCGTGGTCGTACATCTTCGTCGTGTAGACGATCGGCTGCCAGTCGTCGGTCCCGAAGCGCTCGTTCAGCCGATCGATCTCGTCCTCGATGCGGTCGCGGAGCCGCTGGTACGCGGGGACGCGCTCGCGGGTTCCACAGCCCTTCTGGACGTACGTGAGCTCGCCCCGGAGGGACGGGCGGGTCTCGAACAGGTGTTCCAGGATCTCCAGTCGCTGGGGGATCCCCTTCGTGTAGTCGAGGCGGTCGACGCCGAGCGCGAGCGTGACGTCCTCGCCGATGCCGTGCTCGTGGCGGAATCGGGCCTCGAACATCCCGTCCGCGTCCTCGCTCTTCTGCCGGATGTCGTCCGCGTCGACGCCGAGGGGGAACGAGCGGACGGTCGTGACGTGGTCCTCGTAGTGGACCTCGCCGGCCCCCCAGTCCACGGTCGCCTCCGGGAGGAACTCCTCGACGCACTCCATGAACAGCGTGCCGTAGCGCGGGAGGTGGAACCCGAGCAGGTCGTTGCCGAGAAGCCCGTCGAGCAGTTCCGTCCGCTGAGGGCAGATGCGGAACACGTCGGGGGCCGGCCACGGGATGTGGTAGAAGTGCATCAGGAACGCGTCGGGCTCGGCGGTCTTCACCATCCGGGGCGCGAGCGCGAAGTGGTAGTCCTGGAACCAGACGGTCCCCCCGCCCTGGGCGTGTTCGAGCACGCCGTCCGCGAACCGCTGGTTCACCTCCCGGTAGTGACGCCAGTGGTCCCCCTCGAATCGGACCCGGCATGTGTCGGTGTGGCACAGCGGCCACAGCGCCTGGTTCGCGTAGCCGTCGTAGTAGCCGCGAACCTCGTCCTCCGAGAGCCGGACCCGCTGGAGCGTGTACTCGGGGTTCTCGGGCGGCACGGCCACCTGGTCGTCCTCGTCGGC
Protein-coding sequences here:
- a CDS encoding bacterio-opsin activator domain-containing protein; this translates as MSDRDARQTLSSDEGGRPAGDRDSLLELLDEGVCRLDATGALVDFNDAFRSPIGYEREELLGESLSTVVAREDHSRLSAVLGWYDSPDAPDGVRFDAVQVRFEAEDGTRFQRELRLDAARPSAPGKTVAVVREPADDDDEAAATPDLSALLSELPALAYRCRDPEGAPTFVGDGCVDVTGYDPGMLESGAVKWREDVVHPADRDRVREAVHTGLSLEDEFDVEYRILTADGRTTRVRELGRTVRGPSGDPVAIDGLVVDVADRSRSDRALAAERDHLAALNSLNAIVRDITASAIGLSTREEIERLVPERLAASDAYESAWIGAVDVRRERVEVHAEAGVEGPLDDVELGAGGEADSEPTGRAVRTGEVQVVRGDDADRGDAARREGVDEDRSRATAAVPIRHEGTVYGVVNVATARDRAFGDEEREIVGHLGDLLGHAFAAIERKRALTNDEVVEVEFRLRDPFLTLGLPGGEGIIRFERAVPLGDGKFLEYGTASPGMVETLRAMPDGLEYVDEVAVDDAGDELVRFERRLSEPPLHCLMAAEGNRIEESVIDSRDYRIVVQLSPGTDVRGVVETVHEVHPDVEFVSQRQVPEPSSTPKRFRQSVLAELTQRQRSVVESAYYAGFFEWPREATGEEVAESLGVTAPTFHQHLRKAEATVFEKLLCEVALSE
- a CDS encoding alpha,alpha-trehalose-phosphate synthase (UDP-forming), which translates into the protein MNSNSESASGTEQRQETHGVGENLVLVSNRQPYRHHYEGDGSDGDGGRSIAVDNPVGGLTAGLDPVMQRLDGTWVAWGDGEADFAVADEDDQVAVPPENPEYTLQRVRLSEDEVRGYYDGYANQALWPLCHTDTCRVRFEGDHWRHYREVNQRFADGVLEHAQGGGTVWFQDYHFALAPRMVKTAEPDAFLMHFYHIPWPAPDVFRICPQRTELLDGLLGNDLLGFHLPRYGTLFMECVEEFLPEATVDWGAGEVHYEDHVTTVRSFPLGVDADDIRQKSEDADGMFEARFRHEHGIGEDVTLALGVDRLDYTKGIPQRLEILEHLFETRPSLRGELTYVQKGCGTRERVPAYQRLRDRIEDEIDRLNERFGTDDWQPIVYTTKMYDHDALCGIYRFSDLALVSPLRDGMNLVAKEYVASQVDDDGVLLLSPLAGAYEELSDGALEFDPYDTAAGADAIERALEMDERERHSRMRTMRRRVHEADLPTWLDDVLETAGQVRATRLEGH
- the otsB gene encoding trehalose-phosphatase — its product is MPRNIEHGPPALRFRNPWPRLRDRISDAPGILLCLDFDGTLAPIVDDPEDATLHPGARPVLRRLVDDPTVEVAVVSGRSLADLRERADIDDVLYAGNHGLELGDDDGSTVDPKAASLRPAIERAVADLRERLADVPGTLVEDKGVTATVHYRRTPPERVDEVRTAVEVVGEPADDLRLTYGKSVIELRPDVPGGKDRAVRRLREDYPDFLPVFVGDDVTDEDAFRALPGRGIAVLVGDRDRTAASLRVGDPDGAIEFLRWLADVRVDASDGVDGS